From Burkholderia savannae, a single genomic window includes:
- a CDS encoding MotA/TolQ/ExbB proton channel family protein, translated as MTKRSLAALAASMLISVAAVDALVAPQQAFAQASDAAVAVSAATAPQTANTAAEPAPPPAPAATEAVENPYGLGALWKNGDFVARFVLLLLVVMSMGSWYIMITKFLDQLRANRRAKVADEQLWSAPSLAEGAKRLDEASPFRFIAETAIEAGEHHDEALLEAVDRNTWIDVSVERAITNVSNRLQDGLAFLGTVGSTAPFVGLFGTVWGIYHALTAIGIAGQASIDKVAGPVGEALIMTAIGLAVAVPAVLGYNFLVRRNKSVMERVRNFGAQLHTVLLAGGKRASRANVQAASLVR; from the coding sequence ATGACCAAGCGTTCACTGGCCGCTCTGGCGGCAAGCATGTTGATCTCCGTCGCTGCGGTTGACGCGCTTGTCGCGCCGCAGCAGGCCTTTGCGCAGGCGAGCGACGCGGCGGTCGCGGTGTCCGCGGCCACGGCACCTCAGACGGCGAACACGGCGGCAGAACCCGCGCCGCCGCCCGCGCCCGCGGCGACCGAAGCTGTCGAGAATCCGTACGGCCTCGGCGCGTTGTGGAAGAACGGCGATTTCGTCGCTCGCTTCGTGCTGCTGTTGCTCGTCGTGATGTCGATGGGCAGCTGGTACATCATGATCACCAAGTTCCTCGATCAGCTGCGCGCGAACCGCCGCGCGAAGGTCGCCGACGAGCAGCTGTGGAGCGCGCCGTCGCTTGCCGAAGGCGCGAAGCGGCTCGACGAAGCGTCGCCGTTCCGCTTCATCGCCGAAACGGCGATCGAGGCGGGCGAGCATCACGACGAAGCGCTGCTCGAAGCGGTGGATCGCAATACGTGGATCGACGTGTCGGTCGAGCGGGCGATCACCAACGTGTCGAACCGCCTGCAGGACGGGCTCGCGTTCCTCGGCACGGTCGGCTCGACGGCGCCGTTCGTCGGCCTGTTCGGCACCGTGTGGGGCATCTATCACGCGCTGACGGCAATCGGCATCGCGGGCCAGGCGTCGATCGACAAGGTCGCGGGGCCGGTGGGCGAGGCGCTGATCATGACCGCGATCGGCCTCGCTGTCGCGGTGCCGGCGGTGCTCGGCTACAACTTCCTCGTGCGTCGCAACAAATCGGTGATGGAGCGCGTGCGCAACTTCGGCGCGCAACTGCACACGGTGCTGCTCGCGGGCGGAAAGCGGGCCTCGCGAGCGAACGTGCAGGCCGCGTCGCTCGTTCGCTGA
- a CDS encoding tetratricopeptide repeat protein, whose translation MIQRWLKCAVLAAALGGCCVVAAPFGAAAAAETLRPDVARPLGAAQDLYRAHKYRDALGKIAQAAAVPNKTPYETYMVEEMRGAAAMAAGDTGAAIQAYEAVLGSGRLSKDDEQRTTAALAGVYFQQRNYPQAIKIAQRYLKAGGGDPDMRTLLVQSYYLSNDCAAVMGQLKPSVDAQARAGHAPDEAQLQMLGTCAQKMKDGATYRASLEKLVAYHPNPAYWDELFRSIRDKPGYLSSLDLDMYRLRRATGALNGADAYMEMTQLALVAGSAAEAKQVIDQGFASGTLGRDAGADREKRLQALAAKRAQAPADNANPVAPIDAGMNLVFAGQTKQGIAAMEAALAKGGIEHVDEARLRLGEAYYVAGEKARAVQTFRSVQGGDGSADLARLWALVAAR comes from the coding sequence ATGATCCAACGATGGTTGAAGTGCGCCGTGCTGGCGGCCGCGCTCGGGGGCTGCTGCGTCGTCGCCGCGCCGTTCGGCGCGGCGGCCGCTGCCGAAACGTTGCGCCCGGACGTCGCGCGGCCGCTCGGCGCCGCGCAGGACCTGTATCGAGCGCACAAGTACCGCGATGCGCTCGGCAAGATCGCGCAGGCCGCAGCGGTGCCGAACAAGACGCCGTACGAGACCTACATGGTCGAGGAGATGCGCGGCGCGGCGGCGATGGCGGCGGGCGATACCGGCGCGGCGATCCAGGCGTACGAGGCGGTGCTGGGTTCCGGCCGGCTGTCGAAGGACGACGAGCAGCGCACGACGGCGGCGCTCGCCGGCGTCTACTTCCAGCAGCGGAATTATCCGCAGGCGATCAAGATCGCGCAGCGCTATCTGAAGGCAGGGGGGGGCGATCCGGACATGCGCACGCTGCTGGTTCAGTCGTACTACCTGTCGAACGATTGCGCGGCGGTGATGGGCCAGCTCAAGCCGAGCGTCGACGCGCAGGCGCGCGCCGGACACGCGCCCGACGAGGCGCAGTTGCAGATGCTCGGCACATGCGCGCAGAAGATGAAGGATGGGGCGACTTATCGGGCGTCGCTCGAGAAGCTCGTCGCGTATCACCCGAACCCCGCGTACTGGGACGAACTGTTTCGTTCGATTCGCGACAAGCCCGGCTATCTGTCGTCGCTCGATCTCGACATGTATCGGCTGCGGCGCGCGACAGGCGCGCTGAACGGCGCCGACGCATACATGGAGATGACGCAGCTGGCGCTCGTCGCGGGTTCGGCGGCGGAAGCGAAGCAGGTGATCGATCAGGGCTTCGCGTCCGGCACGCTCGGGCGCGATGCCGGCGCGGATCGCGAGAAGCGGCTGCAGGCGCTCGCGGCGAAGCGCGCGCAGGCGCCGGCCGACAACGCGAATCCCGTCGCGCCGATCGACGCCGGGATGAATCTCGTGTTCGCCGGGCAGACGAAGCAGGGCATCGCGGCGATGGAGGCGGCGCTTGCGAAGGGCGGCATCGAGCATGTCGACGAAGCGCGGCTGCGGCTCGGCGAAGCGTACTACGTGGCGGGCGAGAAGGCGCGCGCGGTGCAGACCTTCCGCAGCGTGCAGGGCGGCGACGGCTCGGCGGATCTCGCAAGACTGTGGGCGCTCGTCGCGGCGAGATAG
- a CDS encoding energy transducer TonB, with amino-acid sequence MKVDEGLAVSNDGLARLGRPREFGKRQQNPARRFGGLAIVLALHIVLVYALLNGLATKVVQVIQHPIETRIIEPVKPPPPPPMPTVKLPPPKFAPPPPPFVPPPEVPVQAPTQPTITHQAAPVQSAPAVQAPVAAAPAPAKAVSHEVGVVCPNSDQIRASMQYPKEAQENNITGDVTIEFVVDAEGRITSERVAQSADPVLDRAAFNAVKQFKCVAQGQSVRVQVPFSFNLN; translated from the coding sequence ATGAAAGTCGACGAAGGCTTGGCTGTTTCAAACGACGGACTCGCTCGGCTCGGTCGTCCGCGCGAATTCGGCAAAAGGCAGCAGAACCCGGCTCGGCGCTTCGGCGGCCTCGCGATCGTGCTCGCGCTGCACATCGTGCTGGTTTATGCGCTCCTCAACGGCCTCGCGACGAAGGTCGTGCAAGTCATCCAGCATCCGATCGAGACGCGCATCATCGAACCGGTGAAGCCGCCGCCCCCGCCGCCGATGCCGACGGTCAAGCTCCCGCCGCCGAAGTTCGCGCCGCCGCCGCCTCCGTTCGTGCCGCCGCCGGAAGTGCCGGTGCAGGCGCCGACCCAGCCGACGATCACGCACCAAGCTGCGCCCGTGCAATCCGCGCCCGCCGTGCAGGCGCCGGTGGCCGCCGCGCCCGCGCCGGCGAAGGCGGTCAGCCATGAAGTGGGCGTCGTGTGTCCGAATTCCGACCAGATCCGCGCATCGATGCAGTATCCGAAGGAAGCCCAGGAGAACAACATCACGGGCGACGTGACGATCGAATTCGTCGTCGATGCGGAAGGGCGCATCACGAGCGAGCGCGTCGCGCAATCGGCCGATCCGGTGCTCGATCGTGCGGCGTTCAATGCGGTCAAGCAGTTCAAGTGCGTAGCGCAAGGGCAGTCGGTGCGCGTGCAGGTTCCGTTCTCGTTCAACCTGAACTGA
- a CDS encoding ExbD/TolR family protein: MGMNVSSGGGEPDVMVDINTTPLIDVMLVLLIMLIITIPIQMHSIKMNLPVGNPPPPATQPEIVQIDIDFDGTTTWNGAPVPNRAALEAKLAQVAAEPVQAEIHLRPNKLVPYRDVAAVLASAQRIGATKIGLIGNEQYMQ, translated from the coding sequence ATGGGAATGAACGTATCTTCGGGCGGCGGCGAGCCGGACGTGATGGTCGACATCAACACGACGCCGCTCATCGACGTGATGCTGGTGCTGCTGATCATGCTGATCATCACGATCCCGATCCAGATGCACTCGATCAAGATGAATCTGCCGGTCGGCAATCCGCCGCCGCCCGCGACGCAGCCGGAAATCGTGCAGATCGACATCGATTTCGACGGCACGACGACGTGGAACGGCGCGCCCGTGCCGAACCGCGCGGCGCTCGAGGCGAAGCTCGCGCAGGTCGCGGCCGAGCCGGTGCAGGCGGAGATTCACCTGCGGCCGAACAAGCTCGTGCCGTACAGGGACGTCGCCGCGGTGCTCGCGTCCGCGCAGCGCATCGGCGCGACGAAGATCGGGCTGATCGGCAACGAGCAGTACATGCAATAA
- a CDS encoding response regulator, whose amino-acid sequence MTTSSSTTRPARLLLVDDHPLVRDGLKMRLEAAPGLAVVGEAGNADEALALAESLEPDLALMDIGMQGMNGIALAGVFHERFPAIRVLMLSMHDNVEYVTQAVRAGASGYLLKDSPATEIVRAIGAVLAGQTFFSEGIAARMIHASAEASPLDRLTPRERDILDALAHGLSSKQIAQRNGLSVRTVETHRLNLKRKLDIEGQAELIKFAVEHRRR is encoded by the coding sequence ATGACGACTTCCTCCTCGACGACGCGCCCCGCGCGCCTCCTGCTCGTCGACGACCATCCGCTCGTGCGCGACGGCCTCAAGATGCGCCTCGAAGCGGCGCCCGGCCTCGCCGTCGTCGGCGAAGCGGGCAACGCGGACGAAGCGCTCGCGCTCGCCGAATCGCTCGAGCCCGATCTTGCGCTGATGGACATCGGCATGCAGGGCATGAACGGAATCGCGCTCGCGGGCGTCTTTCACGAGCGCTTCCCTGCGATTCGCGTGCTGATGCTGTCGATGCACGACAACGTCGAATACGTGACGCAGGCGGTGCGCGCGGGCGCGAGCGGCTATCTGCTGAAGGATTCGCCCGCGACCGAGATCGTGCGCGCGATCGGTGCGGTGCTCGCCGGTCAGACGTTCTTCAGCGAGGGCATCGCCGCACGGATGATTCACGCGAGCGCGGAAGCGTCGCCGCTCGACCGGCTCACGCCGCGCGAACGCGACATCCTCGATGCGCTCGCGCACGGGTTGTCGAGCAAGCAGATCGCGCAGCGCAACGGCCTGTCGGTGCGCACGGTCGAAACGCATCGGCTGAATCTGAAACGCAAGCTCGATATCGAAGGCCAGGCGGAGCTGATCAAGTTCGCGGTCGAGCATCGCAGGCGCTAG
- a CDS encoding TenA family transcriptional regulator has translation MHIPFEREGDLMDIGSYPHWLQDVVGTVRAARDRVRFHEVFSLMRDGRLAPRQLAAFFVNGWPVVEQFPKYMSMNLLKANGTSSSGDEKARRYLIRNIRVELNHVEHWVNWAEASGLPRRQLIDGDSPPAALALSHWCWKSSSADSLAASIAATNYAIEGVTGEWSADLCRSDVYEMGFPEHVRGRAMRWLKLHSSYDDKHPWEALDIVATILGQSPSTEQVRDVSAGIERSFRYFEMSLSCCLDA, from the coding sequence TTGCATATCCCTTTTGAACGCGAAGGCGACTTGATGGATATCGGGAGCTATCCACACTGGCTACAGGACGTGGTCGGCACGGTGCGGGCGGCGCGCGACCGCGTGCGCTTCCACGAGGTTTTCTCGCTGATGCGCGACGGCCGCCTCGCGCCGCGGCAGCTCGCCGCGTTCTTCGTGAACGGCTGGCCCGTCGTCGAGCAGTTTCCGAAGTACATGTCGATGAACCTGCTGAAGGCGAACGGCACGAGTTCGTCCGGCGACGAGAAGGCGCGCCGCTATCTGATTCGCAACATTCGCGTCGAGCTGAACCACGTCGAGCACTGGGTCAACTGGGCGGAGGCGAGCGGCTTGCCGCGCCGGCAGCTGATCGACGGCGACAGCCCGCCCGCCGCGCTCGCGCTCAGCCACTGGTGCTGGAAGAGCAGCAGCGCGGATTCGCTCGCGGCGAGCATCGCGGCGACCAACTACGCGATCGAAGGCGTGACGGGCGAATGGAGCGCGGACCTGTGCCGTTCGGACGTCTATGAAATGGGTTTTCCCGAGCATGTGCGCGGCCGTGCGATGCGCTGGCTGAAGCTGCATTCGAGCTATGACGACAAGCATCCGTGGGAGGCGCTCGACATCGTCGCGACGATCCTCGGCCAATCGCCGAGCACCGAGCAGGTGCGCGACGTCTCGGCCGGCATCGAGCGCAGCTTCCGTTATTTCGAGATGAGCCTTTCATGCTGCCTCGACGCGTGA
- a CDS encoding cache domain-containing protein translates to MRLKFKIFLLAIVPFLVTIAAIGLGVRQQATLLARTQHATIEAAYLSSKEIELKHYVDLATSAVAPLYEAGRDNARDDAMLRQQALAMLQKMEFGPDGYFFVYDLHGNSLMHPREPERVGHNFWSLRDPRGSLAIQQLIAAASRGGGYVRYVWQRPSTGKLAPKLGYVVSLPRWGWMVGTGIYLDDVDTALARIDARASANIERTMTWLSAIALAGAAVIALCALVLNVSESRSADAKLKRLAQQVVESQEQERARLARELHDGISQMMVSAKLMFESALERFARLPTRETAAEAALSKGIARLGDTLREVRRISHALRPTMLDDLGLAAALDQLVRELGVETGVELGFTRVEHGGAPSLPAPVKTALFRIAQEALTNILRHAHATRAAVTLELSSREAALTIADNGRGFDAERAQADARGGVGLRNMRERLDALGGALAISSQVGHTVVAARVPLSGADSTGTTR, encoded by the coding sequence ATGAGGCTGAAGTTCAAGATCTTCCTGCTCGCGATCGTGCCCTTCCTCGTGACGATCGCGGCGATCGGCCTGGGCGTGCGCCAGCAAGCAACCTTGCTCGCGCGCACGCAGCACGCGACGATCGAGGCCGCGTACCTGTCGAGCAAGGAAATCGAGCTCAAGCACTACGTCGATCTCGCGACGAGCGCCGTCGCGCCGCTGTACGAGGCAGGCCGCGACAACGCGCGCGACGACGCGATGCTCCGCCAGCAAGCGCTCGCGATGCTGCAAAAGATGGAATTCGGCCCCGACGGCTACTTCTTCGTCTACGATCTGCACGGCAATTCGCTGATGCATCCGCGCGAGCCCGAACGGGTCGGTCACAATTTCTGGTCGCTGCGCGACCCGCGGGGCTCGCTCGCGATTCAACAGCTGATTGCGGCCGCGTCGCGCGGCGGCGGCTACGTGCGCTACGTGTGGCAGCGCCCGTCGACAGGCAAGCTCGCGCCGAAGCTCGGCTACGTCGTTTCGCTGCCGCGCTGGGGCTGGATGGTCGGCACCGGCATCTATCTGGACGACGTCGACACCGCGCTCGCGCGGATCGACGCGCGCGCATCGGCGAACATCGAGCGCACGATGACGTGGTTGAGCGCGATCGCGCTCGCGGGCGCCGCGGTCATCGCGCTGTGCGCGCTCGTGCTGAACGTGAGCGAGTCGCGCAGCGCGGACGCGAAGCTCAAGCGCCTCGCGCAGCAAGTCGTCGAATCACAGGAACAGGAGCGCGCGCGCCTTGCGCGCGAGCTGCACGACGGCATCAGCCAGATGATGGTGTCGGCGAAGCTGATGTTCGAATCGGCGCTCGAACGCTTCGCGCGCCTGCCGACGCGCGAGACCGCCGCGGAAGCCGCGCTGTCGAAAGGCATCGCGCGGCTCGGCGACACGCTGCGCGAAGTGCGCCGCATCTCGCACGCGCTGCGCCCCACGATGCTCGACGACCTCGGCCTCGCAGCCGCGCTCGACCAGTTGGTGCGCGAACTCGGCGTGGAGACGGGCGTCGAGCTCGGCTTCACGCGGGTCGAGCACGGCGGCGCGCCGTCGTTGCCGGCACCCGTGAAAACCGCGCTCTTTCGCATCGCGCAGGAGGCGCTGACCAACATCCTGCGCCATGCGCATGCAACGCGCGCGGCCGTTACGCTCGAGCTGTCGTCGCGCGAAGCCGCGCTGACGATCGCCGACAACGGCCGCGGCTTCGACGCCGAACGCGCGCAGGCGGACGCGCGCGGCGGCGTCGGCCTGCGCAACATGCGCGAGCGGCTCGACGCGCTCGGCGGCGCGCTCGCGATCAGCTCGCAGGTCGGACACACGGTCGTCGCCGCGCGCGTGCCGCTGTCCGGCGCCGACTCAACAGGAACCACGCGATGA
- a CDS encoding helix-turn-helix domain-containing protein yields the protein MVLPLDESAVVAASIGNKIRALRQRLKLTLDEAAAAAGISKPFLSQVERGRATPSITSLVGIARALGVTMHYFVDAPTEARSVCRSEALQYFSLANSTNAFARLTNVVDGRQLDAILVRMPAAQPLSEVTTHAGEEFLYVVSGRVELTLEDVTFSLAAGDTAHYESTTPHAWRNGGDSEALVVWVGTPRLF from the coding sequence ATGGTTTTGCCACTCGACGAATCGGCGGTAGTCGCAGCCTCGATTGGAAACAAGATACGAGCGCTGCGCCAGCGGCTCAAGCTCACGCTCGACGAAGCAGCGGCGGCGGCCGGCATTTCGAAGCCGTTTCTGTCGCAGGTGGAGCGCGGACGCGCGACGCCGTCTATCACGTCGCTCGTCGGGATCGCGCGTGCGCTCGGCGTGACGATGCATTACTTCGTCGATGCGCCGACCGAAGCGCGTTCGGTATGCCGCAGCGAGGCGCTGCAGTATTTCAGCCTCGCGAACTCGACGAACGCGTTCGCGCGCCTGACGAACGTTGTCGACGGCCGGCAACTCGACGCGATTCTCGTGCGGATGCCGGCCGCGCAACCGCTTTCGGAAGTCACGACGCACGCGGGCGAGGAGTTTCTGTACGTGGTGAGCGGCCGCGTGGAACTGACGCTGGAGGACGTGACGTTCTCGCTGGCGGCGGGCGACACCGCGCATTACGAATCGACGACGCCGCATGCGTGGCGCAACGGCGGAGACAGCGAGGCGCTGGTCGTCTGGGTGGGGACGCCCAGGTTGTTCTGA
- a CDS encoding MlaC/ttg2D family ABC transporter substrate-binding protein has protein sequence MKRHLFAFVAAAVVSVSAIAQTAPVEVVRNAVEGTVGAMKADPAARGGDMAKITQIVEARFLPATNFERTTRIAVGDAWKQASPQQQEELYKQFRILMTRTYAASLAQLGSQDAKFSFKAAGAGGADALVRSTVTTPGDSQSVGYRLGKIGNDWKIYDIDMSGAWLIQVYQGQFKAQLAQGGIDGLIAFLTKHNARAN, from the coding sequence ATGAAACGTCATCTGTTTGCTTTTGTGGCCGCGGCCGTCGTGTCCGTTTCGGCAATCGCTCAAACCGCGCCCGTCGAGGTGGTCAGGAACGCCGTGGAGGGCACCGTCGGCGCGATGAAGGCGGACCCCGCCGCGCGCGGCGGCGACATGGCGAAGATCACGCAGATCGTCGAAGCGCGCTTTCTGCCCGCGACGAACTTCGAGCGCACGACGCGCATCGCGGTGGGCGATGCGTGGAAGCAGGCGAGCCCGCAGCAACAAGAGGAGCTGTACAAGCAATTCCGGATTCTGATGACGCGCACGTACGCGGCATCGCTCGCGCAGCTCGGCAGCCAGGACGCGAAGTTCAGTTTCAAGGCGGCGGGCGCGGGCGGCGCCGACGCGCTGGTGCGCTCGACGGTGACGACGCCGGGCGACAGCCAGTCGGTCGGCTACCGGCTCGGCAAGATCGGCAACGACTGGAAGATCTACGACATCGACATGTCGGGCGCGTGGCTGATCCAGGTCTACCAGGGCCAGTTCAAGGCGCAGCTCGCGCAGGGCGGCATCGACGGTCTGATCGCATTCCTGACGAAGCACAACGCGCGCGCGAACTGA
- a CDS encoding ExbD/TolR family protein, with protein sequence MGMSVGQDDNDEVISNINTTPLVDVMLVLLIIFLITIPVVTHTIQLQLPKETIQPLQTTPKSVEIAVNRDGDVFWNETLVDASTLLSKLKTVSVMNPQPDVHVRGDQSTRYEFIGRVITACERAGIAKVSFITEPPARGG encoded by the coding sequence ATGGGCATGAGCGTCGGGCAGGACGATAACGACGAGGTGATCTCCAACATCAACACGACGCCGCTCGTCGACGTGATGCTGGTGCTGCTGATCATCTTCCTGATCACGATTCCGGTCGTCACGCACACGATTCAGCTGCAACTGCCGAAGGAAACGATCCAGCCGCTGCAGACCACGCCGAAGAGCGTCGAGATCGCGGTCAATCGCGACGGCGATGTCTTCTGGAACGAGACGCTCGTCGACGCTTCGACGCTGCTGTCGAAGCTGAAGACCGTATCGGTGATGAATCCGCAGCCGGACGTGCACGTGCGCGGCGATCAGAGCACGCGCTACGAGTTCATCGGCCGCGTGATCACCGCATGCGAGCGGGCCGGCATCGCGAAAGTCTCGTTCATCACGGAACCGCCCGCGCGCGGCGGCTAG
- a CDS encoding putative bifunctional diguanylate cyclase/phosphodiesterase has product MREQALGLNDARGQAAELRPALDVWPILLMVSVLVCVVIVSLTVVSFLRVYIGGESTWSKSQKDAVIYLIRYAETGDERAYKLYEAAIDKPYRLSLARAALQRKPPDRATAREAIIASGIDPTDAAAAALLLPALSWVAKINYALQCWMQADVELAEFRSVASQLHALVSSGHRDDPRVKELEYRAWDINERVSGLPDRFSKAFSDEFRSSVALLLVCYFVASMFLMYLALVWARKAALQRLSIQYALDRSEAFAEAALSSVAEAVITVGLAKNVDFINNAAEQLLGYSAAACVGAPVSSVLMLLDKETGNAVDIVDELWAREERTPIKREVHLLRRDHSKIVVQTTISEMGDRVHGHIGYVLILRNMTREQQFLESLAWQATHDVLTGLVNRVEFERRLEVALADATSGKARIDSMLLMLDLDRFKEINDTCGHAAGDAMLREVTQRFQSCLDDEDVLARLGGDEFGVLLPHGAGSWPSKNKAERLRRSLEDFVFLWEGERFTVSVSIGVLELCKAPRNLEMAVKLADIACYIAKERGRNRIQLADPSDLQQARHVGDVQWSRRIKTALETDGFRLYVQPIVHTRPDSGTPERAEVLLRMTGGAGRDISPAAFLPAAERYGLMGLIDRWVVRTVFHKLSAMPVREYHEYNVNLSGASISDERFLEFVIAELLSSGLEPSVICFEITETIAVKNLELASRFMSELRTIGCRFALDDFGAGMSSFRYLRNLPIDYLKIDGEFVSNMMSDRVSFGVVSAINAVAHSMRCSTVAEHVESDAELGMLRELGIDFCQGYFFAQPSPWREGGY; this is encoded by the coding sequence ATGCGCGAACAGGCGCTCGGCTTGAACGACGCAAGAGGCCAGGCGGCCGAACTGAGGCCGGCGCTCGACGTCTGGCCGATCCTGCTGATGGTGTCGGTGCTCGTGTGCGTCGTGATCGTGAGTCTGACGGTGGTGTCCTTCCTTAGGGTGTACATCGGCGGCGAGAGCACGTGGTCGAAGTCGCAGAAGGACGCGGTCATCTATCTGATCCGTTACGCGGAGACGGGCGACGAGCGCGCATACAAGCTCTACGAGGCCGCGATCGACAAACCCTATCGGCTGAGCCTCGCGCGCGCCGCGTTGCAGCGCAAGCCGCCCGATCGCGCGACCGCGCGCGAGGCGATCATCGCGAGCGGCATCGACCCTACCGACGCGGCGGCGGCCGCGCTGCTGCTGCCCGCGCTCAGCTGGGTCGCGAAGATCAACTACGCGCTGCAGTGCTGGATGCAGGCCGACGTCGAGCTCGCCGAGTTCCGCAGCGTCGCGAGCCAGCTGCACGCGCTCGTCAGCAGCGGCCATCGCGACGATCCGCGCGTGAAGGAGCTCGAATATCGCGCGTGGGACATCAACGAGCGCGTGTCCGGCCTGCCCGATCGCTTCTCGAAGGCGTTCAGCGACGAATTCCGCTCGAGCGTCGCGCTGCTGCTCGTCTGCTACTTCGTCGCGTCGATGTTCCTGATGTATCTCGCGCTCGTCTGGGCGCGCAAGGCCGCGTTGCAACGGTTGTCGATCCAGTACGCGCTCGACCGCAGCGAGGCGTTCGCCGAGGCGGCGCTGAGCTCGGTCGCGGAGGCCGTGATCACCGTGGGGCTCGCGAAGAACGTCGACTTCATCAACAACGCGGCCGAGCAGTTGCTCGGCTATTCGGCCGCCGCGTGCGTCGGCGCGCCGGTGTCGAGCGTGCTGATGCTGCTCGACAAGGAGACGGGGAACGCGGTCGACATCGTCGACGAACTCTGGGCGCGCGAGGAGCGTACGCCGATCAAGCGCGAGGTGCATCTGCTGCGCCGCGATCACTCGAAGATAGTTGTACAGACAACCATCTCGGAAATGGGCGACCGCGTGCATGGCCACATCGGCTACGTGCTGATCCTGCGCAACATGACGCGCGAGCAGCAGTTCCTCGAAAGCCTCGCATGGCAGGCGACGCACGACGTGCTGACGGGGCTCGTGAACCGCGTCGAGTTCGAGCGCCGTCTCGAAGTCGCGCTCGCCGACGCGACCTCCGGCAAGGCCCGCATCGATTCGATGCTGCTGATGCTCGACCTCGACCGCTTCAAGGAGATCAACGACACGTGCGGCCACGCGGCGGGCGACGCGATGCTGCGTGAAGTTACGCAGCGCTTCCAGAGCTGCCTCGACGACGAGGACGTGCTCGCGCGGCTCGGCGGCGACGAGTTCGGCGTGCTGCTGCCGCACGGCGCGGGCTCGTGGCCGTCGAAGAACAAGGCCGAGCGGCTGCGCCGCAGCCTCGAGGATTTCGTGTTCCTGTGGGAGGGCGAGCGCTTCACGGTCAGCGTCAGCATCGGCGTGCTCGAGCTCTGCAAGGCGCCGCGCAATCTCGAGATGGCCGTCAAGCTTGCCGACATCGCGTGCTACATCGCGAAGGAGCGCGGGCGCAACCGCATCCAGCTCGCCGACCCGAGCGACTTGCAGCAGGCGCGCCACGTCGGCGACGTGCAATGGAGCCGCCGGATCAAGACCGCGCTCGAAACCGACGGCTTCCGCCTGTACGTGCAGCCCATCGTCCACACGCGCCCGGATTCCGGCACGCCCGAGCGCGCGGAGGTGCTGCTGCGCATGACGGGCGGCGCGGGCCGCGACATCTCGCCCGCCGCGTTCCTGCCGGCCGCCGAGCGCTACGGGCTGATGGGGCTCATCGACCGCTGGGTGGTCCGCACCGTGTTCCACAAGTTGAGCGCGATGCCGGTACGCGAGTACCACGAATACAACGTGAACTTGTCGGGCGCGTCGATTTCCGACGAGCGCTTTCTCGAATTCGTGATCGCCGAGCTGTTGAGCTCCGGTCTCGAACCATCGGTGATCTGCTTCGAGATCACCGAAACGATCGCCGTGAAGAATCTCGAGCTTGCGTCGCGCTTCATGAGCGAGCTGCGCACGATAGGCTGCCGCTTCGCGCTGGACGATTTCGGCGCGGGCATGTCGTCGTTTCGCTATCTGCGCAACCTGCCGATCGATTACCTGAAGATCGACGGCGAATTCGTGTCGAACATGATGTCGGACCGGGTGAGTTTTGGCGTCGTCAGCGCGATCAACGCGGTCGCGCACTCGATGCGTTGCAGCACCGTCGCCGAGCATGTGGAATCCGACGCCGAGCTCGGCATGCTGCGCGAGCTCGGCATCGACTTCTGCCAGGGATATTTCTTTGCTCAGCCTTCGCCGTGGCGCGAGGGCGGCTATTGA